In a genomic window of Lacrimispora sp. BS-2:
- the htpG gene encoding molecular chaperone HtpG codes for MAKTGSLTINSENIFPIIKKWLYSDHDIFYRELVSNGCDAITKLKKLEIMGEWQKPEDLDFKIEITTDSNEKSITFKDNGLGMTMDEVDEYINQIAFSGAQDFLEKYKDKANEDQIIGHFGLGFYSAFMVADRVTIDTLSYKEGASPVHWESDGGTEFEMEEGDKAEFGTTIKLYLNEESLEFCNEYRAKEVLDKYCSFMPVAIYLTSSSSEPQYETIEKDELTDKDTVIETIIEEAKTEEKENENGEKEVVEVSPAKEKYKIKKRPVPVNDINPLWNKHPNDCTEEEYKTFYRKVFNDYKEPLFWIHLNMDYPFNLKGILYFPKLNLNYDSLEGTIKLYNSQVFIADNIKEVIPEFLMLLKGVIDCPDLPLNVSRSALQNDGFVKKISDYITKKVADKLTGMFKTDRENYEKYWDDINPFIKFGCLKDEKFAEKINDSLIFKNLEGKYLTLSDCLEENKEKHENSVFYISDEKEQSQYINMFKEAGMDAVYLTHNIDSPFVGYLEQKNENVKFLCINSDLSDTFKEEVKEEDKEAMKADTEALTEMFRKALSKEHLEVKVEKLKNENVSSMITVSEESRRMQEMMKMYTMPGMDPSMFGAGGETLVLNYNNKLVQYILGHKDGDHTNSICEQLYDLAALSHGSLTPERMTKFIARSNELMLVMAEE; via the coding sequence ATGGCAAAGACAGGTAGTTTAACAATTAACAGCGAAAATATTTTCCCGATTATTAAAAAATGGCTGTATTCCGACCATGATATTTTTTACCGCGAGCTTGTTTCCAATGGCTGCGACGCCATTACAAAGCTTAAGAAGCTGGAAATCATGGGAGAATGGCAAAAGCCTGAGGATCTGGATTTTAAGATCGAGATCACTACAGATTCCAATGAAAAGTCCATTACCTTTAAGGACAACGGCCTTGGAATGACCATGGATGAAGTGGATGAGTACATCAACCAGATCGCTTTCTCCGGCGCCCAGGATTTCCTTGAGAAATATAAGGACAAGGCCAATGAGGATCAGATCATCGGCCATTTCGGACTTGGTTTTTATTCCGCATTCATGGTAGCAGACAGAGTCACCATTGATACCTTATCCTATAAGGAAGGGGCTTCTCCAGTTCACTGGGAGTCTGACGGCGGTACGGAATTTGAGATGGAAGAGGGAGATAAGGCAGAGTTTGGCACCACCATTAAGCTGTATCTCAATGAAGAAAGCTTAGAGTTCTGCAACGAGTACCGCGCCAAGGAAGTTCTTGACAAATACTGTTCCTTTATGCCTGTTGCAATCTATTTGACCAGTTCATCTTCAGAGCCTCAGTATGAGACCATTGAAAAGGATGAGCTGACCGACAAGGACACTGTGATCGAAACCATTATTGAGGAAGCAAAGACAGAGGAAAAAGAGAACGAAAACGGTGAGAAGGAAGTCGTAGAGGTATCTCCTGCCAAAGAAAAATATAAGATTAAAAAACGTCCGGTACCTGTCAATGATATCAATCCTCTCTGGAACAAGCATCCCAACGACTGCACAGAGGAGGAGTACAAGACATTCTACCGCAAGGTGTTCAATGACTACAAGGAACCTTTATTCTGGATTCACTTAAATATGGATTATCCCTTTAATTTAAAGGGTATTCTTTACTTCCCCAAGCTGAATTTAAATTATGACAGCCTGGAGGGAACCATTAAGCTGTATAACAGCCAGGTATTTATTGCTGACAATATAAAGGAAGTGATTCCGGAATTCCTGATGCTGTTAAAGGGCGTGATCGATTGTCCGGATCTTCCCCTTAACGTATCCAGAAGCGCCCTTCAGAACGATGGTTTTGTAAAGAAGATTTCCGACTACATCACAAAGAAGGTTGCAGATAAATTAACGGGCATGTTTAAGACAGACCGTGAAAATTATGAAAAGTACTGGGATGACATCAATCCATTTATTAAATTCGGCTGCTTAAAGGACGAGAAATTTGCGGAAAAGATCAATGATTCCCTTATCTTTAAAAATCTGGAAGGCAAGTATTTAACTCTTTCCGATTGCCTGGAGGAGAATAAAGAGAAGCATGAGAACAGTGTATTCTATATCTCCGATGAAAAAGAGCAGAGCCAGTACATCAACATGTTTAAAGAGGCTGGTATGGATGCGGTCTATCTGACCCATAATATTGACAGCCCGTTTGTAGGTTATCTGGAACAGAAGAATGAGAATGTTAAATTCTTATGCATTAATTCTGATTTATCCGACACTTTTAAGGAAGAGGTAAAGGAAGAGGATAAGGAAGCCATGAAGGCAGACACAGAGGCCCTGACCGAGATGTTCCGCAAGGCATTAAGCAAAGAGCATCTGGAGGTAAAGGTTGAGAAATTAAAGAATGAAAATGTATCCTCCATGATCACGGTATCCGAGGAATCCCGCCGTATGCAGGAAATGATGAAGATGTATACGATGCCTGGAATGGATCCTTCCATGTTTGGAGCAGGCGGTGAGACCCTGGTTCTTAACTACAACAATAAGCTGGTGCAGTATATACTGGGACATAAAGACGGAGACCACACAAACTCCATTTGCGAGCAGCTCTATGATCTTGCGGCTCTCAGCCATGGTTCCCTGACACCGGAGCGCATGACGAAATTTATTGCCAGAAGCAATGAGCTGATGCTTGTGATGGCAGAGGAATAG
- a CDS encoding sulfate transporter has protein sequence MKEKTMKIRKAVLRLMMALMIGMFAGAAPGAVLVSHAETVAVSEANLPAEGASDEIGMDFIMKFFGGIMLLILFVVVVVVCSSISAVGVFDTQED, from the coding sequence ATGAAGGAAAAGACGATGAAGATAAGGAAAGCAGTGCTGCGCCTTATGATGGCTCTTATGATCGGGATGTTTGCAGGAGCTGCACCTGGAGCCGTATTGGTATCTCATGCAGAGACAGTTGCTGTTTCTGAGGCCAACCTACCGGCAGAGGGAGCCTCAGATGAAATCGGAATGGACTTTATAATGAAATTTTTCGGAGGAATTATGCTTCTGATCCTGTTTGTTGTGGTAGTGGTAGTATGCTCCAGCATAAGTGCGGTAGGAGTATTTGATACGCAGGAAGATTAA
- a CDS encoding DegV family protein — translation MSYKIIGDSCLDITADLRKDPHFQIIPLILQVGNTQVIDDETFDQKSFLELVKSSSECPKTACPSPELYKEAFECDADQIFVIPLSEHLSGSYNSAVLGKKLYEEEHGNDGKKIAVLASNSASAGQLNIALYVQSLCQASLTFEEIEEKARIFIKNMHTYFVLESLDTLRKNGRLTGLQAFFATALNIKPVMGSDSGVIIKLDQARGINKALARMVEIAIKEGGDTRDKVLVISHCNNPQRAEHVKQEMLKQAVYKDVIIAETAGVATVYANDGGIVMTL, via the coding sequence ATGAGCTATAAAATCATTGGGGACAGCTGCCTGGATATTACGGCAGATTTAAGAAAGGATCCTCACTTTCAGATAATTCCCCTTATTTTACAAGTGGGTAATACTCAGGTAATCGATGACGAGACCTTCGACCAGAAGAGCTTTTTGGAGCTGGTGAAAAGCAGCAGCGAGTGCCCCAAAACAGCTTGTCCGTCACCGGAACTGTATAAAGAAGCCTTTGAATGCGACGCTGACCAGATTTTTGTGATTCCCCTGTCCGAGCATTTAAGCGGCAGCTATAACAGCGCAGTTCTGGGAAAAAAACTTTATGAAGAAGAACATGGGAATGACGGGAAAAAGATTGCAGTACTTGCTTCAAATTCTGCCTCTGCAGGACAGTTGAATATTGCTCTTTACGTTCAGTCCCTTTGTCAGGCATCCCTGACCTTTGAAGAGATTGAAGAGAAGGCAAGGATCTTCATTAAGAATATGCATACCTATTTTGTGCTGGAAAGCCTGGATACTTTAAGAAAAAATGGACGCCTTACCGGTCTTCAGGCTTTTTTTGCCACGGCCCTGAATATCAAGCCGGTCATGGGATCTGATTCCGGCGTGATCATTAAGCTGGACCAGGCCAGAGGAATCAATAAAGCGCTGGCCCGCATGGTGGAGATTGCCATTAAAGAGGGAGGAGATACCAGAGATAAAGTTCTGGTTATTTCTCATTGCAATAATCCGCAACGGGCGGAACATGTTAAGCAGGAGATGCTGAAGCAGGCTGTATACAAGGATGTGATCATTGCAGAGACAGCCGGAGTTGCTACGGTATATGCCAATGACGGCGGAATCGTCATGACACTTTAA